TTGCTGCCGGAGCTGTTCCCGACTCGCGTGCGTTATACCGGCGCATCGGCGGCCTACAACCTGGGCGGGATCGTCGGTGCCTCGGCGGCACCGTTCTTTGCCCAGAAGCTGGTGGCGATGGGCGGCTTGAGTTATGTCGGCGGGTATGTGTCCGCGGCGGCGGTGCTGAGTTTGATTGCCGTGCTGTGCCTGAAGGAAACGCGGCATAACGATTTGAATCGGGTTGCCTGACCCGACGCCATCGCGGGCAAGCCTTGCTCCCACAGGATTGGTTTCGAACCCCAATTATGTGGTCGACCTTAAACCTGTGGGAGCAAGGCTTGCCCGCGAAGGCGTCCTTACAAACAAAACACATCTCCAGCCGGTCGCGAATTTTCCCCCATCCTTGGTCCCCTCGCTCTACGCGTAACACTTTATCCCCGCTATACTCATCGGCTTTTCCTGAATAAATGCCAATAGGGTCCCGCCGCGCATGGATAAGACCTACCAGCCGCACGCCATTGAAACTTCCTGGTACAACACCTGGGAGTCCGAGAATTACTTCGCCCCGCAAGGCGCGGGCGAGTCCTACACCATCATGATCCCGCCGCCGAACGTCACCGGCAGCCTGCATATGGGTCATGGCTTCAACAACGCGATCATGGACGCCCTGATCCGTTTCCGCCGCATGCAGGGTCGCAATACCCTGTGGCAGCCGGGTACCGACCACGCCGGTATCGCCACGCAAATGCTGGTGGAGCGTCAACTCGAAGCCCAGGGCCAGAATCGCCATGATCTGGGCCGCGACAAATTCCTCGAGAAAGTCTGGGAGTGGAAGGATCAGTCCGGCGGCAACATCAGCCGTCAGATCCGCCGCCTCGGTTCGTCCGTGGACTGGAGCCGCGAGCGCTTCACCATGGATGACGGTCTTTCCGAAGCCGTTAAAGAAGCCTTCGTGCGCCTGCACGAAGACGGTCTGATCTACCGCGGCAAGCGCCTGGTCAACTGGGACACCAAGCTGCACACGGCGATTTCCGACCTCGAAGTGGAAAACCACGACGAGAAAGGCTTCCTGTGGAACCTGAAGTACCCGCTGGCCGATGGCGCCAAAACCGCTGAAGGCAACGATTACCTGATCGTCGCGACCACGCGTCCGGAAACCATGCTCGGCGACTCCGCCGTAGCCGTTAACCCGAACGACGAACGCTACCAGGCCCTGATCGGCAAATTCGTCGAGCTGCCGCTGGTCGGCCGCCGCATCCCGATCATCGCCGACGATTACTGCGATCCTGAATTCGGCACCGGCTGCGTGAAAATCACCCCGGCCCACGATTTCAACGACTACGAAGTCGGCAAGCGCCACAACCTGCCGCTGCTGAACATCTTCGACAAGAACGCCAACGTTCTGCCTGCGGTCCAGGCGTTCAACCTCGACGGCACGCTGAACGAGAGCATCGACGGCAAGATCCCGGCCGAATACGCAGGCCTTGAGCGTTTCGAAGCGCGCAAGCAGATCGTCGCCGCCTTCGACGCCGCAGGCCTGTTGGTCAGCGTCAACGATCACGCCCTGAAAGTGCCGAAAGGCGACCGCTCCGGCACCATCATCGAGCCGTGGCTGACCGACCAGTGGTACGTCTCCACCAAGCCGCTGGCCGAGCCTGCGATCGCCGCCGTTGAAGACGGCCGCATCCAGTTCGTGCCCAAGCAGTACGAAAACATGTACTTCTCGTGGATGCGTGACATCCAGGACTGGTGCATCAGCCGTCAGTTGTGGTGGGGCCACCGCATTCCGGCCTGGTACGACGAGTCGGGCAAAGTTTACGTCGGTCGCGACGAAGCCGAAGTGCGCGCCAAGCACAACATCGGTCCTGATGTTGCGCTGCAACAGGACAACGACGTCCTCGACACCTGGTTCAGCTCGGGCCTGTGGACCTTCTCCACCCTGGGCTGGCCGGAAAAGACCGAGTTCCTGAAGAAATTCCACTCCACCGACGTGCTGGTCACTGGCTTCGACATCATTTTCTTCTGGGTCGCCCGGATGATCATGCTGACCATGCACCTGATCAAGAACGAGGACGGCACCCCGCAGGTTCCGTTCAAGACCGTTTACGTGCACGGTCTGGTGCGTGATGGCCAGGGCCAGAAGATGTCCAAGTCCAAGGGCAACGTCCTGGACCCGCTGGACATCATCGACGGTATCGAACTCGAAACCCTCGTGCAGAAGCGCACCTCGGGCCTGATGCAGCCGAAACTGGCGAAGAAGATCGAGAAGGCGACCCGCGAGGAGTTCGCCGAGGGTATCGCCAGCTACGGCACCGACGCCCTGCGCTTCACCTTCTGCTCGCTGGCGTCCACCGGTCGCGACATCAAGTTCGACATGGGCCGCGTCGAAGGCTATCGCAACTTCTGCAACAAGATCTGGAACGCTGCGCGCTACGTGTTGGACAAGGGCGAAGACTGCGGCCAGAACGGCGAAGCCTACGAGCTGTCGCTGGCTGATCGCTGGATCATTTCCCAGCTGCAACGCACCGAAGCCGAAGTGACCCGCCAGCTGGATCAATTCCGTTTCGACCTGGCCGCACAAGCCTTGTACGAGTTCATCTGGAACCAGTATTGCGACTGGTACCTGGAACTCTCCAAGCCTGTGCTGTGGGACGAGAACGCGCCGGTCGAGCGTCAGCGCGGCACCCGTCGCACGCTGGTTCGCGTACTGGAAGTGGCCCTGCGCCTGGCGCACCCGTTCATGCCATTCATCACCGAAGAAATCTGGCAGCGCATCGCGCCGCTGGCCGGTATCGAAGGCAAGACCATCATGCTGCAGCCCTGGCCAGTGGCCAACGAAGCACGCATCGATCAGGCCGCCGAAGACGACATTGAATGGCTCAAGGGCCTGATGCTCGGCACACGCAACATTCGTGGCGAAATGAACATCGGCCCGGGCAAACCGCTGCCGCTGTTCCTGAAGAACGTCAGCGCCGAGGATCAGCGTCGCCTGACCGAAAACGAAGCACTGCTGAAGAAACTGGCACGCCTGGAATCGATCACCGTGTTGGCCGCTGGCGAAGAAGCACCACTGTCCGCCACCGCACTGGTCGGCGAGATGGAAGTGCTGGTGCCAATGGCCGGCCTGATCGACAAGGGTGCGGAACTGGCGCGCCTGGACAAGGAAATCCAGCGCCTGCAAGGCGAAGTGCAACGCGTTGGCGGCAAGCTGTCGAACGCTGGCTTCGTCGATAAGGCACCCGCTGAAGTGATCGAGAAGGAACGCGCCAAACTGGCCGAGGCTGAACAGGCCCTGGGCAAGCTGGCGGAGCAACATGCGCGGATTGCCAGTCTGTAACGGCAAATCGTGATGAAAGAGGGAGGCCCATGTGGTCTCCCTTTTTTATGCCCGCCATTGTCCAAACCCCATAGCCCCTGTAGGAGCAAGGCTTGCCCGCGATGACGCCTTCGAAATCGCCATCGCGGGCAAGCCTTGCTCCTACAGGTCCCCGTGCTGTCATTGTCTGTGGGACAATGCCCGCCACTTTTTGCCATACCTGAATCGACCACGCCCATGAACACCCCTCGTACCCCCAAACCCGCGCGTAAAAAGCCCGACACGAAGACCCAGGCCAAAGCCGTGGAGCCTCGGGAAAAGGCCAGCCTGCACCCGCGCAATCGCCATCAGGGTCGCTACGACTTTCCCGCGCTGATCAAAAGCACGCCGGAATTGGGCAAGTTCGTGATCATCAATCCGTACGGCAAGGAAAGCATCGACTTCGCCAGCCCCGAGGCGGTGCGGGTGTTCAATCGGGCGCTGCTCAAGGCGTTCTACGGTATCGCCCATTGGGACATTCCCGCCGACTACCTGTGCCCACCGGTGCCGGGACGTGCCGACTACGTGCACTTCCTCGCCGACCTGCTGGCCAGCGGCAATGATGGTGTGATCCCCCGTGGCGCCGCCGTGAAGGTGCTGGACGTGGGTACCGGCGCCAACTGCGTGTATCCGCTGATCGGCCATAGCGATTACCGCTGGCATTTCCTCGGCTCCGACATCGACGCCACCGCCATCGCCGCCGCCAAAACCATCATTGCGGCCAACGGCCTGAACAAGGCCATCCAGATTCGCCAGCAAAGCAACCGCAAGCAGATTCTCCTGGGCCTGTTGGAGAGCGATGAACGGTTCGACCTGACGATGTGCAATCCACCGTTCCATTCATCCCTGGAAGAGGCCACCCGTGGCAGCAGCCGCAAATGGCGCGCGCTGGGCAAGGCCGATCCGAAGCGCAAGCTACCGGTACTGAATTTCGGTGGGCAGGCAGCTGAATTGTGGTGCGAGGGCGGCGAGGTGCGCTTCGTCACGCAATTGATCAGCGAGAGCGCACAGGTGGGGCAACAGGTGTTGTGGTTCAGCACCCTGGTGTCGAAAGCCTCGAACCTGCCGGCGATGCAAACCGCACTGAAAAAGGCCGGCGCGCTGGAGAGCCATGTGGTGGAGATGTCACAAGGTCAGAAGCAGAGTCGATTCGTAGCGTGGACCTTCCAGACCCCGGCTCAACAGCAAGTTTGGCGCGAGCGCTGGACGCAAAAATCCCTGTAGGAGCGAGCCTGCTCGCGATGGCGGTGGATCAGCCACCTTCTTTAGTGACCGACATACCGCCATCGCGAGCAGGCTCGCTCCTACAGTTATTTGCTGTGGTGATTGCGGGTAAATCACAGACACAAAAAAACCGTGCCCGGATCGCTCCGGCGCACGGTTTTTTTTCTGCGTCTTACTTGTTCACAGAGTCGGTCAGGGCTTTGGCCACAACCAGCTTGATCACTTTCTTGGCAGGGATTTCGATGGCAGCGCCGGTCGAAGGGTTACGGCCGGTGCGGGCAGGACGCTCAGTCACTTTCAGTTTGCCGATGCCTGGCAGGGTGATTTCGCCGCCGTTTTCCAGCTGATCGGCAACGATTTGGCCCAGTTGGTCCAGAGCGTTACGCGCGGTGGTTTTTGGCGCGTCGATGGCTTCAGCGATGTCGGCGATCAGTTGGTCTTTAGTAAGAGCCATGTAGTGTTCCTTCCCTATCAAATTTCATATGGATTGCAGAGTGCAGTGTCAGCCATCGAGCCCGATCTTCTGGATCTGGCACCCTCGGCGATAACCGCGACGAGTCGGGTTATAGATACCGAAATCAGGGTTTGGTTCGACCTGACATTTGCTGACTGCACGCTTAACGCAGTGACTTCGCGCAAGACCGCGCAAAACTAGCACAGAGACGGGGAAATATCCGCTTCCAGCGACCCGTTTGGTCAGCTTTATTGCTCTAAATCGGGAAAAAACAGCATAAGCGCCGTCGGTCGCCGCGCAATTGCCCTTCGTGCCGCGCCAAAACCAGTGGTTGCGGTACACTTAGCGCTTTTTCGGGGGAGCCCGCCCTCCTCCTTTCAACCAGCCGAGAAGCCCATGCCGATCCGTCATTGCATCGTCCACCTGATCGACAAAAAACCCGACGGCACCCCCGCAGTTCTCCACGCTCGCGATTCTGAGCTGGCCGAGTCCGCCGCCATCGAGAACATGCTTGCCGACCTCAATGAGAGCTACAACGCCAAACAGGGCAAAGCCTGGGGCCTGTTTCATCCGGAGTCCGGCGCCTTCCCCTTCAGCGGCTGGCTGAAGGAATACCTCGAGGGCGGCCAGGACTTCACCGCCTTCAGCCGCGTGGCGGTGGAGCATCTGCAAAAACTGATGGAAGAGTCGAACCTCTCGGTGGGTGGCCATGTGCTGTTCGCGCATTATCAGCAAGGCATGACCGACTACCTGGCCATCGCCCTGCTGCACCACAGCGAAGGCGTGGCAGTGACCGACGAACTGGACGTGACCCCGTCCCGTCACCTGGACCTGGGCCAACTGCATCTGGCAGCGCGCATCAACGTTTCCGAGTGGCAGAACAACAAGCAGTCCAAGCAGTACATTTCGTTCATCAAGGGCAAGAACGGCAAGAAGGTCTCGGAATATTTCCGCGACTTTATCGGCTGCCAGGAAGGCGTGGATGGCCCCGGCGAAACCCGCACCCTGCTCAAGGCCTTCAGTGACTTCGTCGAAAGCGAAGACTTGCCGGAAGACTCCGCCCGGGAAAAAACCAAGACCCTGGTGGATTACGCCAGCAGCCAGGCCAAGCTCGGCGAGCCCATGGGCCTGGAAGAACTGTCGGAGCTGATCGACGAAGAACGCCCGAAAGCCTTCTACGATCACATTCGCAACAAGGACTACGGCCTGTCACCGGAAATCCCGGCCGACAAGCGCACCCTGAACCAGTTCCGCCGCTTCACCGGTCGCGCCGAAGGCTTGTCCATCAGCTTCGAAGCGCACCTGCTGGGTTCGAAGATCGAATATGACGAAGAAGCCGGGACCCTGATCATCAAAGGCCTGCCAACGTCACTGACCGATCAGCTCAAGCGTCGCAGCTGATGCTGGGCAATGTGCTGAAGAAATTCCTGCTGATCCTGCTCGTGGTCGTGGTTTATCAGAACTGGGGCAAGATCGAGCGGGTGTTCAACCCGTCGCAAATGGTGTCCGAGCAGACGCAGGCCACGGCCAAAGTCGTGCTCTACAGCACCGAATGGTGCGGCTACTGCAAACTGACCCGGCGCTTTCTCGACCAGAAAGGCATTCCGTACAAGGAATTCGATATCGAGAAAGACGCCGAGGCACGCAAGGCCTATCAGGCGCTGGGCGGCGGCGGGATTCCGTTCATCGATGTGAACGGAACGCTGATTCGCAAGTACGACCCGGATGCGATTCTGGCGGCCCTGAAATAATCCAGTCCCTGTAGGAGCTAGGCTTGCCCGCGATGGCCACGACACGGTGTAACAAGCACACCGAGTTATCGTTCATCGCGGGCAAGCCTTGCTCCTACAGGGTTACCGGGTTTCGATGTGGAAACCGAAACGCGGAAAGTGCACATGCACCACACCGCCACGCGGATCTTCGCGGCGCAGGATCAGCTCCTCGCTACCGGCAAACAACAACTCCCCGGCCACCGGATCTACGCCATAGTCAGTCGCGGCGATCACCACCTGCTGGCCAGCCTTGAATCCATTCGGATCGACAAACTGCTCATCCGGCAATGCGGCGGGTATGGAGTCACGTGCAACCGCCAGCGCCTCTTCCGAGGTCATCTCACTCGACGCGCCATGACCGAAACCCAACACCCGAGCCAACCAGGCCGCCACCGCCGGATAGCTATCCACATAGGGTGCCGTGACCGGTGTGGCCTTGAGGAACCACAGCGGATGCGCCATGGCGAAATCGGCAATCGAGGGTTCACCAAACAGGTAGTCACCCTCCTCGCGCTGCAGCTGTTGCTCCAACCGCGCCATGATCGTGGGCCATTGATGCTTGGCTTGCTCAGCGCTCAACCTGGTAGCGCTGCCGCCACTGAACAGCGCGGCGCGATCCGCCACAAACGCCTTGATCGCCTCCTGCGGCAAGTGGCCAAAACGTGCGGCAATCGATTCCGGCTGAAACACCAGGCTGACTGCGTGCTGGAACACCACCGAATCGGCCCACGCGGCGAAGCTGGCAGCGATCATTTCCTGACCTTCCGGGAAGAACGCCGGCAGGGCCTTTTCCCGCTCCAGCCGGCGAGCGATCAAGGCCGTATCGCAATAGATATCCGCGCCAATCTGCAACACCGGCGTCTTGCGGTAGCCACCGGTCAGCGCCGTCAGGTCGGGTTTTGGCATCACCGGCGAGATCTTCACCGAGCGCCAGGACAGGCCTTTGAAGCCCAACAGCAGGCGGGCCTTTTCGGCAAAGAGGGACGTCGGGTAATGATGAAGAATCAATTCGGACATGCTCGGCTCCGCCGCGCTCAGAAGGGATCACCAGCTTAGCGCGCAATCAATGGACGGAATACGAATCTGCCTGATGGGACCCGATCAGTCAGATTGATAAGCCAGCGGCGGCACTGGCCACCAGACACTCCTTGGCGCTTTTTTTGAGTTTTTTGATCAGCCGCTCCTGACGCAGCGCTTCGCTTTTGTCGCGACACGCTTCGGTGTAGACCAGTGCCATGGCGGGGCTGGAGAGAAA
This genomic interval from Pseudomonas putida contains the following:
- a CDS encoding HU family DNA-binding protein, whose translation is MALTKDQLIADIAEAIDAPKTTARNALDQLGQIVADQLENGGEITLPGIGKLKVTERPARTGRNPSTGAAIEIPAKKVIKLVVAKALTDSVNK
- the rlmF gene encoding 23S rRNA (adenine(1618)-N(6))-methyltransferase RlmF, which encodes MNTPRTPKPARKKPDTKTQAKAVEPREKASLHPRNRHQGRYDFPALIKSTPELGKFVIINPYGKESIDFASPEAVRVFNRALLKAFYGIAHWDIPADYLCPPVPGRADYVHFLADLLASGNDGVIPRGAAVKVLDVGTGANCVYPLIGHSDYRWHFLGSDIDATAIAAAKTIIAANGLNKAIQIRQQSNRKQILLGLLESDERFDLTMCNPPFHSSLEEATRGSSRKWRALGKADPKRKLPVLNFGGQAAELWCEGGEVRFVTQLISESAQVGQQVLWFSTLVSKASNLPAMQTALKKAGALESHVVEMSQGQKQSRFVAWTFQTPAQQQVWRERWTQKSL
- a CDS encoding valine--tRNA ligase, whose protein sequence is MDKTYQPHAIETSWYNTWESENYFAPQGAGESYTIMIPPPNVTGSLHMGHGFNNAIMDALIRFRRMQGRNTLWQPGTDHAGIATQMLVERQLEAQGQNRHDLGRDKFLEKVWEWKDQSGGNISRQIRRLGSSVDWSRERFTMDDGLSEAVKEAFVRLHEDGLIYRGKRLVNWDTKLHTAISDLEVENHDEKGFLWNLKYPLADGAKTAEGNDYLIVATTRPETMLGDSAVAVNPNDERYQALIGKFVELPLVGRRIPIIADDYCDPEFGTGCVKITPAHDFNDYEVGKRHNLPLLNIFDKNANVLPAVQAFNLDGTLNESIDGKIPAEYAGLERFEARKQIVAAFDAAGLLVSVNDHALKVPKGDRSGTIIEPWLTDQWYVSTKPLAEPAIAAVEDGRIQFVPKQYENMYFSWMRDIQDWCISRQLWWGHRIPAWYDESGKVYVGRDEAEVRAKHNIGPDVALQQDNDVLDTWFSSGLWTFSTLGWPEKTEFLKKFHSTDVLVTGFDIIFFWVARMIMLTMHLIKNEDGTPQVPFKTVYVHGLVRDGQGQKMSKSKGNVLDPLDIIDGIELETLVQKRTSGLMQPKLAKKIEKATREEFAEGIASYGTDALRFTFCSLASTGRDIKFDMGRVEGYRNFCNKIWNAARYVLDKGEDCGQNGEAYELSLADRWIISQLQRTEAEVTRQLDQFRFDLAAQALYEFIWNQYCDWYLELSKPVLWDENAPVERQRGTRRTLVRVLEVALRLAHPFMPFITEEIWQRIAPLAGIEGKTIMLQPWPVANEARIDQAAEDDIEWLKGLMLGTRNIRGEMNIGPGKPLPLFLKNVSAEDQRRLTENEALLKKLARLESITVLAAGEEAPLSATALVGEMEVLVPMAGLIDKGAELARLDKEIQRLQGEVQRVGGKLSNAGFVDKAPAEVIEKERAKLAEAEQALGKLAEQHARIASL
- the yejK gene encoding nucleoid-associated protein YejK, giving the protein MPIRHCIVHLIDKKPDGTPAVLHARDSELAESAAIENMLADLNESYNAKQGKAWGLFHPESGAFPFSGWLKEYLEGGQDFTAFSRVAVEHLQKLMEESNLSVGGHVLFAHYQQGMTDYLAIALLHHSEGVAVTDELDVTPSRHLDLGQLHLAARINVSEWQNNKQSKQYISFIKGKNGKKVSEYFRDFIGCQEGVDGPGETRTLLKAFSDFVESEDLPEDSAREKTKTLVDYASSQAKLGEPMGLEELSELIDEERPKAFYDHIRNKDYGLSPEIPADKRTLNQFRRFTGRAEGLSISFEAHLLGSKIEYDEEAGTLIIKGLPTSLTDQLKRRS
- a CDS encoding glutaredoxin family protein, which produces MLGNVLKKFLLILLVVVVYQNWGKIERVFNPSQMVSEQTQATAKVVLYSTEWCGYCKLTRRFLDQKGIPYKEFDIEKDAEARKAYQALGGGGIPFIDVNGTLIRKYDPDAILAALK
- a CDS encoding glutathione S-transferase family protein — translated: MSELILHHYPTSLFAEKARLLLGFKGLSWRSVKISPVMPKPDLTALTGGYRKTPVLQIGADIYCDTALIARRLEREKALPAFFPEGQEMIAASFAAWADSVVFQHAVSLVFQPESIAARFGHLPQEAIKAFVADRAALFSGGSATRLSAEQAKHQWPTIMARLEQQLQREEGDYLFGEPSIADFAMAHPLWFLKATPVTAPYVDSYPAVAAWLARVLGFGHGASSEMTSEEALAVARDSIPAALPDEQFVDPNGFKAGQQVVIAATDYGVDPVAGELLFAGSEELILRREDPRGGVVHVHFPRFGFHIETR